A DNA window from Choristoneura fumiferana chromosome 24, NRCan_CFum_1, whole genome shotgun sequence contains the following coding sequences:
- the LOC141441993 gene encoding peroxisomal membrane protein PEX13-like — translation MTEQAKFEGNSDPLLSNTGVMPGGNIPTFRNPIPSTSFANSTLGPPVLPPRPDMSIQPSYSMTPGYSFGGMGGMGSYGMGGMGSYGNYGGFGGYGGGYGMGGMGGMGGMAPYGGYNRYGPVYGDIESRFIQVAEESSRPAFDSIQSLVNAVGSVAMMLENTFFALTSSFRAILGVAENFGRLRSLFAQFWSTFAVVRSLNWLVRKLLVLLGIRTESEFKAWAEAVAATQTGTGTPEQRARGASWPILLFFGVIAAAPYIVLRMLNGLTSSVNERLNDPTSWQNPLRAVAQHDFQATSPQEISFHANQVLTLAPQCLQGQLWNSGWLMGSTDRQHAGLVPVNYIKVIKPVEEKDKEPSVEELNKYYGQEL, via the exons ATGACGGAACAAGCCAAGTTTGAGGGGAACTCTGACCCCCTTTTATCGAATACAGGAGTAATGCCTGGCGGGAACATTCCTACGTTCAGAAATCCAATTCCTTCGACTTCATTCGCCAATAGTACGTTAGGACCCCCTGTGTTACCTCCAAGACCCGATATGAGTATACAGCCTAGTTATAGCATGACCCCTGGGTATTCCTTTGGCGGAATGGGAGGGATGGGATCTTATGGTATGGGTGGAATGGGGAGTTATGGGAACTATGGGGGATTTGGGGGTTATGGAGGGGGCTATGGGATGGGAGGAATGGGGGGCATGGGAGGTATGGCACCTTATGGGGGGTACAATAGATATGGACCAGTGTATGGCGATATTGAGAGCAG GTTTATTCAAGTAGCAGAAGAAAGTTCGAGACCTGCGTTTGATTCCATACAAAGTCTAGTCAATGCGGTTGGCAGTGTTGCCATGATGTTggaaaacacattcttcgctcTAACCAGTTCGTTTAGAGCTATTTTAG GTGTAGCAGAAAACTTTGGTCGTCTCAGGTCTCTCTTCGCCCAGTTCTGGTCAACCTTCGCGGTGGTGAGGTCACTGAACTGGCTCGTCAGGAAACTCCTGGTCTTGCTCGGCATCAGGACTGAGAGCGAATTTAAG GCATGGGCGGAGGCAGTGGCCGCCACTCAGACCGGCACGGGCACTCCggagcagcgcgcgcgcggcgccagCTGGCCCATACTGCTGTTCTTCGGTGTGATAGCAGCCGCGCCCTACATCGTGCTGAGAATGCTCAACGGACTGACTAGCAGCGTTAACGAGCGAC TGAACGACCCAACATCATGGCAAAACCCTCTCAGAGCGGTCGCCCAGCACGACTTCCAAGCCACATCCCCCCAGGAGATCAGCTTCCACGCCAACCAGGTCCTAACCCTGGCTCCCCAGTGCCTCCAGGGTCAGCTCTGGAACAGCGGCTGGCTCATGGGATCCACGGACAGACAGCATGCCGGATTGGTGCCAGTTAACTATATCAAAGTGATCAAACCGGTAGAGGAGAAAGACAAGGAGCCTAGCGTGGAGGAGTTGAATAAGTACTATGGACAGGAATTGTAG